The genome window CAGCGGTCGATACTAATTCTTGTGCAAAATGGGAAAGACGCAACATTGACGGCCCAAGCAAATGCCAAGGCCAATCAATATCACGACTGGAATGAAGTGGTCGGAGCGAGAGGATTCGAACCTCCGACCCCCTGTACCCAAAACAGGTGCGCTACCAGGCTGCGCCACGCTCCGACTGACGCTTCTTTAGCTATAACCCTGGGGATTGAAAAGCCCTGAATGACCGAAAGTTCAGGAATTTGGCAGAGAATTTAACAAGGCCACGCAGGATCGTTCTGCGCAAAGGCTGGATGGCGGATTTCGCTGCCTTCGGTGATGCCAAGACGCTTGGAAAGACCGCCGTTAATTTCCAAAACGGAAAGCAGATTGTCCCCGCCCGGAATCGGTGTCTCGTCCAATGGTTTTGCGGAGTGGTGGATTTTCTGAATTACGCCCTGCGAATCGATAAAGAGCAAATCCAACGGGATCAGCGTGTTGCGCATCCAAAAGCTTAGCGGCTGCGGGGTTTCATAGATAAACAACATGCCCGAGCTCAGCGGCATTGACCGCCGGTGCATCAAACCTTGGGACCGTTCGGCGGTATCATCGGCCACTTCGATTGAGAAACGCGCCTTGCCCCAGTCTCCGCGCAGGGTCACTGCATCATCGCGGCAGACATTCGCCGCGGCCGCCCCCGTCATCAGCAGGCCAGCAACCGCCGCGCCCGTTAACCGCTTGATAACGGTCAACCGTCTATCACTGTTTCCCATGATCTTACCTCCGCTGCCAACTGGCCCCGATCGCCAACAATCACCCGCATGGCAACAGCTTCGCCCGGTTGCAAATCACAAAGGCCCGATTGCCGCAGGACATCCATGTGTAGAAACACATCTTCAGGGCAGCCAAAGACATTTGCAAATCCGAATCCCTTGGCCTTGTCGAACCATTTGACCCGCGCAGGCTCAAACTCAGCAGCGGCAAGTTGGTCAGGATCAAAGCCGACAAAGTCGACAACCGCTGGGGGCAGTTCATCGGGCGGCTCTATGGTAAGCACTTCGACAGCCTGGGCACCGCGATCGGTTTGCTGCACACGTATCTTGACCCGCGCACCATCCGCGACCGAGCTTTGCCCAAAACTACGCAGCACATTAACGTGCAGCAAGATGTCAGGCCCGCCACTGTCGGCGACCACAAAGCCAAAGCCTTTGAGCGGATCGAACCACTTTACCACCCCCTCATGGGGGGCGTCGCAAGTTTCCGGTTCTGCTTCATTCCCAAACACGTCTTTCATCGGTCTCGGCGGTGCCCCTTTAAGGATTGAGCCGGGTGACAGCCCAAGGCGACGCTATGTCAGCCCGGCGCCACCGAAAGCGGTCATGCAAACGAAACTCTCCATCCGCCCAGAACTCAATCTCAAGCGGTGTAATACGGTATCCCCCCCAGAACGGCGGACGTTTTGGGTTCACCCCCTGCTGCGCCGTTACTTTCGCCACCTCGGCCATCAGCGCACCCCGCCCCGACAAAGGCTGCGATTGGCGCGACGCCCAAGCGCCCAGACGGCTTTTGAGCGATCTGGAGGCATAATATTCGTCGGCTTGAGGCCCATCTTCACGGCTAATTAGCCCGCGCACCCGGACCTGACGGCGCAGGGATTTCCAATGCATCACGAATGCCGCTTTGCCTGCGGCATCAAGCTCATGGGCCTTTTGGCTTTCATAGTTTGTATAAAAGACAAAAGCTTCCGGCTCGATCTCTTTCAGCAGGACCATCCGTGCATTGGGCAGGCCTTGCGAATCGACGGTGCTGAGGGCGATGGCATTTGGATCATTCGGCTCACTTGCTTCCGCTTCGCTTAACCAGCGCTGCGCAATTGCAAAGGGGTCATCCCCTGCAAAGATACCTGTCCGCGTCTCCATTCGGCATCCCCTTTGAGAGTATTTAAGCCCGCATCCGGTCTGCGCCGGGTTCAGTTCCATTCGCTATGTCATTTGTTAAGGATGGGCAACTCAAAGGACAACCACACCGGATTTCCGACAGTTAGCCGCCGATCTTATGTCAAAACCTTGGCGGCCGTCCGCCTGTGCAGTCTTGATGGCAACGGCGCAATCGCCTAGACCAAGACAACCAAAACACAACATAGACAAGGCGGCGGAATGGGAAACGAACTGATGCGGGGCAAGCGCGGGCTCATCATGGGCCTTGCGAATGACAAATCAATCGCATGGGGCGTGGCCAAGGCACTGGCCGATGCTGGCGCCGAACTGGCCTTTTCCTACCAAGGCGATGCGCTTAAGAAACGCGTTGGCCCTTTGGCAGAACAGCTTGGCAGCGACATCGTTCTGCCCTGTGATGTGGGCGACGAAGCCTCGATCGATGCGATGTTCGACGGGCTGAAAGAACGCTGGGACGGGCTTGATTTCATTGTTCACGCCATCGGTTTTTCTGACAAGGGGGAACTGCGGGGCCGCTATGTCGATACCAGCCGTGGCAACTTCACCATGTCGATGGATATTTCGGTCTATTCCTTTACCGCCGTGATGCAGCGCGCGGAAAAGATGATGTCGCCCGGCGCCAGCGCCCTGACGCTGACCTACTATGGTGCGGAAAAGGTCATGCCGCATTATAATGTGATGGGTGTGGCCAAGGCCGCGCTTGAGGCGTCGGTGAAATACCTCGCCGAGGATCTTGGCAAGGACGGCATCCGCGTCAACGCGATCTCTGCCGGGCCGATCAAGACGCTGGCGGCCTCCGGCATCGGCGACTTCCGCTACATCATGAAGTGGAACGAGTACAATTCGCCCCTGCGCCGCAATGTCACCACCGAAGATGTGGGCAAAGCTGCACTCTTCTTGCTGTCGGATCTGGGCAGTGGCACCACGGGTGAAAACCTGCATGTCGACGCGGGCTATCACGTTGTCGGCATGAAGGCGGTTGACGCGCCGGACATGTCCAAGGAATAACGCGCCCCAAACCTCATTCCGCGCGGGTTCCCGCGCAAACTGCTGCAAAGGAACATCATGAGCACCCCAAAGGACGCCTCGCGCCTGCCCCACGAAAAGGGTTTTCACATCTCTTGGGATCAACTCCACCGTGACAGCCGCGCGCTGGCGTGGCGGCTGGATGGGCTGGGCCCTGACAAGGGCGCGTGGCGTGCGGTGGTGGCTATCACCCGCGGCGGCATGGCGCCTGCGATGATCGTCGCGCGTGAACTTGATATCCGCACGGTCGACACGATTTCGGTCATGTCCTACCATTCAGGCGGCGGCGCTGCCGACCAGCGGCGCGAGGCCAAAGTCCTTAAATCCCCCGACGCCGAGATGATGGGCGATGGCACTGGCATCCTGATTGTCGATGATCTGGTCGACAGCGGCAAGACCATCGAACTGGTCCGCGAGCTTTACCCCAACGCCCATTTCGCCACCGTCTATGCCAAGCCCGAAGGCGAGCCGCAGGTCGACACCTTCATTACCGGGGTCAGCCAAGACACTTGGATTTTCTTTCCGTGGGACATGGCGTTGCAATATGTCGAACCCTACCGCGGCAAGGATTAAGGGGCGCTTTTATAGCGCCGCCTGCCCTTCCCGCCCTTTTTGCCGGATACAAAAATGACGCTTTCGCGCACCGCCACCACATTCTTCCCTCCGGTGATGGAGGCGCGGCGCTGGCTGGATGGCGTCACGTTCACCGCCGACCGTCCGCTGATCAACGTAAGCCAAGCCGCCCCCGTCGATCCGCCCCCAGCGGGGCTGCGCCGGGCGATGGCAGACGTTACGATGAACAATGATGAGGCGCATCTTTACGGCCCAGTATTGGGTCTTCCAGAGCTGCGCGCGGAACTGGCCCGGCAGACCGCGGAAAAATATGTGGGCGTCGTGACGGACGAACAAGTCTGCATTACCTCGGGCTGCAACCAAGCCTTCGCCGCGGCCATCGCCGCCCTTTGTGGTGAGGGGGACGAGGTAATTCTGCCAACGCCATGGTATTTCAACCATAAAATGTGGCTCGACATGAGCGGCGTAGGCGCCGTGGCGCTGCCTGTTGAGGCTGACATGCTGCCCGATCCGGCACGTGCAGAGGCGCTGATCACGCCGCGCACCCGTGCCATTGCATTGGTGACCCCGAACAACCCTAGCGGCGTAGAATACCCCTCTGCTTTGGTGCAAGAGTTCTTTGATCTGGCCCGCCGTCACGGCATTACGTTGATCTTGGATGAGACCTACCGCGATTTTCACAGCCGTCCCGGCCCGCCCCACGCGCTCTTCAGCGACCCGGACTGGCATGACACACTGATCCACCTCTATTCCTTCTCCAAGGCCTACCGGCTGACAGGGCACCGCGTCGGCGCGTTGATTGCCAGCAAAGCGCGGCTCGCCGAGGTTGAAAAATTCCTCGACACCGTGGCGATCTGCCCGGCGCAAATCGGCCAGCACGGCGCGCTTTGGGGGATGCAGAACCTTGGCCCGTGGCTAGCTGCCGAACGCGAAGAGATCCTTGCCCGCCGCGCCGCCATTACCGCACAGATGCCCAAGCTTGAACCGCTGGGTTGGGAGCTTTTGGGTCTTGGCGGTTATTTTGCCTACTTGCGCCATCCGTTTGACCTGTCTTCGGCAGAACTTGCTCGGGAATTGGTACGCGATGCGGGCGTCCTTTGTCTGCCCGGTACGATGTTCCAACCTGAGGGTGACGACAGCGGTGCAGCCCAGTTGCGCATTGCCTTTGCCAACCTCGACGCAGATGGCTTAAACGTGCTTTTCGACAGGCTTGCAGCCCTGCCACGCAACGCATAGACAGGTCCGAAATTAACGAGGGACCGTGTCATGGCCAAAAAAGGCTTCAGCTTTTCGAAAACCGCCGTTTGGGCCTTGATGGCCCTTTTGATCTTGGGTCTTGGCGGCTTTGGCGCGATCAATCTCAGTGGCAATCTAAGCAGCATCGGCAGCGTCGGCGATAAGTCCATTTCGGTGGATCAATACGCCCGCCAATTGCAGCAAGAAATGCGCGCGATTGAATCGCAGACGGGCGAAAGCCTGCCTTTCGCCCGAGCCCAAGAGATGGGCCTCGACCGCGCGGTGCTGCAACGCATCGTACGCAACCGCGCGCTGGATCATGAAGCCGACGAAATGGGCATCTCCATCGGCGATGCCACCCTGCGCGATGAGATCGTCGCGATCTCGGCTTTTCAGGGCATCGACGGCAACTTTGACCGCGAAGGGTATCGTTTTGCGCTTCAGCAAAGCGGTATGAGCGAAGCAGAATTTGAGAAATCAATCCGCGAAGAAGCTGCCCGTGGCCTGTTGCAACGTGCGATTTTAGGCGGCGTTTCCATGCCAGACACCTACGCCCGCACGTTGGTCGGTTATGTCGCCGAAGAGCGGAGCTTTACTTGGGCCCCGTTGAGCGAAGCCGACCTAGATACGCCAATCGCCGCCCCTTCGGACGAAGAACTGAAAGCCTATTACGACGCCAATACCGATGATTTCATGCTGCCAGCCAGCAAAAGCATCACCTATGCATGGCTCGCCCCCGAAGACCTGCTGGACGAGGTCGAAGTCCCCGAAGAGGAACTGCGTGCAGAATATGACGCCCGTGGCGATGAATATAATCAGCCCGAGCGTCGCTTGGTGGAACGTTTGGTTTTTGCCAATCAGGAAGCAGCCGATCAGGCCGCGGCCGCGCTCGAAGTTGATGGGACGACTTTCGAAGCATTGGTCGAAGAACGCGGGCTGGCACTGGCCGATGTGGATTTGGGCGACGTCGCCAAATCCGATCTTGACGGTGCAGGCGACGCGGTTTTTGCTGCCGAGACAGGCGCAATCGTCGGCCCACTGCCCAGCTCGCTTGGCCCAGCCCTTTTCCGGGTGAACGCAGTGCTGCCCGCGCAGAATGTGCCGTTTGAGGAAGCGCGCGAAGTGCTGGAAGAAACCCTTGCTATTTCTCGGGCGACCCGCGCCGTGGAGGCCCGCGCACAAGAGATTGACGACCGTCTCGCCGGGGGGGCCACGCTTGAAAATCTGGCCGAGGAAACGAAGATGAAGCTCGGCACCATCGACTGGACCGAAGACAGCAGCGAAGGCATTGCCGCTTACGGTGCATTCCGCGAGGCCGCCGCAGGTCTTAGTGCAGACGCCTTCCCGCAAATCGACCAGTTGGAAGATGGCGGTGTCTTTGCCATGCGCCTTGATGAGACCAAGCCAGAGCGGCCCAACCCCTTTGATGCCGCCCGCGCCGACGTGGAAGCCGCATGGCGCAATGCGCAGATCGTTGACGCGCTGACCACCAAGGCCGAAAGCCTGACCGCTGGTCTGACAGAGGAAGGTGCATTTGCAGCCGCCGGGCTTGAGCCGCAGCTTGGCGAAGGCATGACCCGCAGCTCCTATGTTGATGGCACGCCGGACGATTTTATGGATCAGGTCTTTGACCTTGACGAAGGGAGCGTGGCCGTGCTGCCCGCTGGCGATAACGTCGTGGTTCTGCGTCTGGATGCGGTGACGCCAGCTGGAGAAAACGACCAGACCCAAGCGCTGATGGACCGGCTGTCGCAGCAATTGGATCAGGCGCTGGCCCAAGGTCTTTTCGACATCTACAGCGACGCGGTAATGCGTGATGCCGATCCGCAGATCGACCAACGCGCGGTCGACGCCGTGCATGTGAACTTTCCCTGATAGGCATTTTTGATGGCATTAACCCCGGATTTCGATACGTTCGCTCGCGCCTATGATGCGGGCGAAAATCAGATCGTCTATACCCGCCTCGCCGCCGACCTCGACACGCCGGTGTCGCTTATGCTGAAACTGACCGGTGCTGCGGAAAATGCCTTTGTGCTGGAATCCGTCACGGGCGGAGATGTGCGGGGTCGTTATTCCATTATCGGCATGAAACCTGATCTGATCTGGCGTTGCCGGGGCAAGACTGCCGAGTTGAACCGCTCCGCGCGTTATGATGCCGAAGCGTTCGAGGGCATGCCCGGCGATCCGCTGGACCGCCTGCGCGATGTCATCGCGGAATCGCGCATCACCCTGCCCGACGATCTGCCCCAAGCTGCCGCTGGTCTCTTTGGCTATCTTGGATATGATATGATCCGCTTGGTCGAACATTTGCCCAATGTGAATCCCGACCCCCTTGGCCTGCCCGACGCGGTGATGATGCGCCCCTCGGTTGTGGCGGTGCTGGATGGTGTTAAGGGTGAAGTAACAATCGTGTCGCCCGCTTGGGTGTCTGAAGGGCAATCGGCCCGTGCTGCATATGCCCAAGCCGCCGAGCGGGTGATGGATGCGGTGCGCGATCTGGAACGCGCCATGCCGCAAACCTCCCGCGATTTGGGAGAGGCCGAAGACGCGCCCGAGTCGGTGAGCAACTTCACCCATGAAGGCTACAAGGCCGCCGTTGAAAAGGCGCGCGATTACATCAAGGCGGGCGATATCTTTCAGGTGGTGCCAAGCCAGCGTTGGGCCCAAGGGTTTACCCAGCCCCCCTTCGCACTTTACCGCAGCCTGCGGCGCACTAACCCCTCGCCGTTCATGTTCTATTTCAATTTTGGCGGTTTCCATGTGGTCGGTGCATCGCCCGAGATCCTTGTGCGGGTCTTTGGTAATGAAATCACCATCCGCCCCATTGCGGGCACCCGCAAACGCGGCGCCACTCCGGAAGAAGACCGCGCGTTGGAGGCCGATCTGCTGAGCGATCCAAAGGAACTAGCCGAGCACCTCATGCTGTTGGATCTGGGCCGCAATGATGTAGGCCGGGTTGCGAAAATTGGCACCGTGCGCCCCACCGAAGAATTCATTGTTGAGCGCTACAGCCATGTCATGCACATCGTCTCAAACGTGGTGGGCGAACTGCGTGAGCGCTGCGATGCGCTTGATGCCTTCTTTGCCGGGATGCCCGCAGGCACCGTCTCGGGCGCGCCTAAGGTCCGCGCGATGGAGATCATCGACGAGTTGGAGCCTGAAAAGCGCGGCGTCTATGGCGGCGGCGTGGGCTATTTCAGCGCGGGCGGCGACATGGACATGTGCATCGCCCTGCGTACGGCAGTGGTGAAAGACGAAACGCTCTACATCCAAGCCGGTGGCGGCGTTGTCTATGACAGCGATCCAGAGGCCGAGTTCATGGAGACGGTGCATAAATCCGGCGCGATCCGCCGCGCGGCTGCTGATGCCTCGCGGTTTGTCGGTAAGGGTAATAACTGATTATGGCCCCCCGCGCCCCCTTTCAGATTGCGGGGCATTCCGTCGCCCCCGGCAGCAGCCTTGCGGTCGACCTGCCCGTCTCGATCCTGCCGGATCACACGCCGGTACATTTGTCGCTGGAAATATTTCATGGCAAGCGTCCGGGGCCAACGATGTTCGTCTCTGCCGCCGTGCATGGGGATGAGGTCATCGGCGTTGAAATCAGCCGTCGGCTTCTGCGTGCGCCGCAGCTCAGCGCGTTACGCGGCACATTGATCGTGGTGCCGGTGGTGAACTCCTTCGGCTTTCTTAACCGCTCACGCTACTTGCCAGACCGCCGTGATCTGAACCGTTGTTTCCCCGGCTCGCCCTCGGGCAGCCTTGGCGCGCGATTGGCACATATTTTCCTGCAAGAGGTGGTGCTGCGCTGCGATTTTGGCGTCGATCTGCATTCGGCGGCGATCCACCGCACGAACCTGCCGCAGGTCCGCGTCTCTCCCGCCGACAAGGTGACCCAGAAGATGGCGCTGGATTTCGGCGCCCCAGTGGTGCTGACCTCGCCGCTGCGCGATGGCTCTTTGCGCGCGGTCGCGGCAAAACAGGGCACGCCGATCCTGCTTTATGAGGCGGGCGAAGGGCTACGCTTTGACGAGATGGCCGTGCGCGCGGGGCTTGCGGGCATCCTGCGGGTCATGCGCGGCCAAGACATGCTGCCCGCCAAGGGCATCGCCCGTGCCCGCAGCGCGCCATATATCTGCACCGCGTCTCACTGGCTGCGCGCGCCCGCTGGTGGACTTTTGCGCACCTTCCGTGGCGAGGGGGAAACAGTGGCCGAGGGCGATCTGCTTGCTATCGTATCAGACCCATTCGGCAAGGAAGAGGCCGAACTGCTGGCCGATGCGCCGGGGATTCTTATTGGCCGCGCGATCCTGCCTATCGTGAACGAAGGCGATGCGGTCTTTCACCTTGCCAAGCTCAGCCCCCGCGCGGCCGAGGCGACTGTGGATGATCTGGCCAGTCAGTTGGAAGAAGACCCGCTCTTTGACGAAGACGAGATCATTTAAACCTGCGCGAGATCACTCCTCGCGCAGCAGCACTGTAGAGATCGGAACCAAGGCCACGTCACTTGCCCGGTCCTGCAATCCCCAGAGAAGCAGCGCCGAGACGGTATCGGGCCGCAGGCGGCCCAGCATAATCACCGCCCCCTCTTGCCCAGCTTTGAATGCCGCTTGATCAAGGAATCGCCGGATCACCCGCGCGGTTTGATCACTGCTGTCAAAATCACGAAACACGGGGTCCGCAGGCACGCCCGCCTTCCGCGCGAGCTTGGGCATGGTGTTAAGCCCTTTATCTTGCGTAACCAGACCGTGACCTGATTGCGCAAGGATATCCGTCACCTGATCTGCCAAGGCGCGGCTGCCTTGAAAGCCGCTTTCGGTCCCTTCCAGCACACCCACTACGGGACCGATCCGATCAAGCGTGGCGGCAAAGGCGGTTTCCGCATCACTCGGCTGCGCGCCCTCAGGCAGATCAACCAGCGCCAGCACCTCAAATCCAGCTTCGCGATAGGTTTCCACCCGCTCGGCGGCATCAGGCAAGCTACTATCCACGGCAAAGCTTAACGGATAGGGAAAACTGCGCAGCGCGGCCAATCCGGCGTTTCCTGCGGTGACCGAGGTGCCATCGTCGATCAGTACGACGCTCATCAGCGGTTTGCCCTCGGGCTGCTCATTGGCAAGGCTGTTGGCAACAATTGGACGCGGGTCTTCCTCGACAGTTTCTGCGGCTTCAGAAACCTCTTCACTTGCTTCGGCTCCGGGGCGGTTAATCACGACGCCAGTCTCCCGATCGGTCAAAGTGCCGACGGGGGTGCCGATCACGGGTCGGCTTTCTGTAGGAGCCTCATCCGGTAATGGTGTCACTTCGGCTGTCTCAGGCTCCTCCGTAGGGGCAATGCTCTCTGGCTCTGTCGCAGGCTCAACCTCTGCGACCTCGGATTCCTCCGGGGTTTGCTCTGGCTCCGCTTGGGCAGTCTCCTCTGGCGGCAACTCTTCAGCCGGCAGTGTAATCGCCTCTGCCTCGTCAGTGTCCGGCGCCTCCATCCCTTCAGGCGCATCAAAAGCCCCTTCGATATCGGTCACTTCGGGTGCGGGCGGCTGCGCGGGTTCGGTGCTGATCGAAAGCTCGTCCACAGGCTGCGGCACGCCGGGCGCCATCGCCTGCGGGTTAGGCAGGACCGGCTCTTCCGCGCCGGGAGATGTCGGCGTTTGCCCTTCAGGCGCTGCGGGCGTGCTTAACCCTTCGGCGCTGCCCGTTTCGGGCAGGCTGGCCGAAGTCTGTGTGTCAGGGTCAAGCGCGGCAAGACTGTCCTGCTCTGGCAGATCAGCACGCGGCGCGGGCGCGTTAAGCACCGGCGCGGTATCCCTGCTGCCCCTCTGTTCGCCTGCATCTGTCACATTGACCCGCGCCGGTGCAGTGCCAGCGCCGGGCGCATCGCCCACCTCTGGCGGCAGCGGCAAAGGCGCCATCAGCGACACCGCACCGGCGACACCGATGCTGGCCACACCGCCCCAAATCAGCCCGCTTAGAATTCCGCGTGCCATCTGCGCTACTCCTGCTGTCTGCGCCACGGCCAGAAAGCCCGGCGATCCCTCAATTGGCTTGCCCCAAACTCTTGACGATGGGGTTCAAGCCTGAACATGTATGCGAAAACCTATACCGCGCTCCGGCGCGGTTTCTCCAGTCCAAATACAAAGAAATGCCTGCCTGTGCTGCTGCTCATCGATAACTACGACAGCTTTACCTATAATTTGGTTCATTACCTGGGCAGCCTCGGCGCGGATGTGCAGGTGCACCGCAATGATGCGCTTAGCGTGGATGAAGCGATGTCTATGAACCCCGCCGGTATCTTGCTGTCTCCCGGCCCCTGTGACCCCGATCAAGCGGGAATTTGCCTAGATCTCACCCATGCCGCCGCCAAGGCGCGCGTGCCGCTTTTGGGCGTGTGTCTTGGTCATCAGACGCTTGGCCAAGCCTTTGGCGGCAAAGTCGTGCGCGCTGATGATATCGTGCATGGCAAACTTGGCCAGATGCAACATGAGGGGCGCGGCGTCTTTGCCGGGCTGCCCTCGCCCTTTGGTGCCACGCGCTATCACTCGCTTGTGGTCGAACGCGCAAGCCTGCCGGACTGTCTTGAAGTCACTGCGTCGCTTGATGACGGCACGATAATGGGCCTGCAACACCGTGAATTGCCCCTGCACGGCGTGCAGTTCCACCCGGAATCGATCCGTTCCGAGCATGGCCATGCCCTGCTGCAAAACTTCCTGAATGAGATGAAGGTCACAGCATGAGCGCTGCGCTAAAACCCCTATTGGACGCCGCGGCCAATGGGCCTCTGACCTCGGACCAAGCTGTTGAAGCCTTTGAAATTCTATTTGAAGGCGAAGCGACGCCCAGCCAAATCGGCGGCTTTTTAATGGCGCTCCGGACGCGGGGCGAAACAGTGACCGAATACGCCGCCGCCGCAAAGGTCATGCGCAGCAAATGCAATGCCGTGCATGCGCCCGAAGGGGCGATCGACATCGTTGGCACCGGCGGTGATGGCAAGGGCACGCTGAACATCTCTACTGCCGCCGCTTTTGTCGCAGCGGGCGCCGGGGCAATCGTGGCAAAACACGGCAACCGCAATCTGAGTTCGAAATCCGGCGCGTCAGACGCGCTAACTCAGTTGGGCATCAACGTCATGGTCGGCCCCGCGGTGGTCGAGCGTGAACTGGCCGAAGCAGGCATAGGCTTCATGATGGCCCCCATGCATCACCCCGCGGTCGCCCATGTCATGCCGACCCGGTCAGAGCTTGGCACTCGCACGATCTTTAACATCCTTGGCCCGCTTACCAATCCCGCAGGGGTGAAGCGCCAGTTGACCGGTGCCTATACACGTGACCTGATCGAACCGATGGCGCTGACGCTAAAACAGCTCGGCTCCGAGAAAGCTTGGCTCGTGCATGGCTCTGACGGAACTGATGAGTTGACCATCACTGGTGTTAGCTGGGTCGCCGCACTGGAAAATGGCGCGGTTAACCAGCGTGAACTACACCCCGAAGACGCGGGCCTGCCCGTCCATCCTTTCGAGGCAATCGCTGGGGGTGAACCTGCCGAAAATACTAAACATTTCAATGCCCTGCTTGATGGAGTTCCATCGGGTTACCGCGACGCCGTTTTGCTGAATGCAGCGGCGGCGCTAGTGGTTGCCGATGTGGCACCCGATCTTAAATCCGGCGTTGAGATTGCACGGGAGAGCATCGACAGCGGCGCTGCGCGGAGTCGCATCGAACAAGTGGCCCGTATCAGCCAGTCAAAATGACTGATCTAGACCGCGACGCCCTAGGCGACTGGGCCAAACTACCTTTTTTCTCAGAGGCTTGGCCCGGCATCGCAGAAAAGATCGCTGCTGATCCGCGTGAGATTTTGCCTCCCCGTCCACAAATTTTCGCTGCGTTAGAGCATCTTCAGCCGGATGCTGTTAAAGTAGTCATCCTAGGCCAAGATCCCTATCCCACACCGGGACATGCCCATGGTTACGCCTTCTCTGCCGAACCAGACGTACGCCCCATACCGAGATCATTAGGCAATATTTTCAAAGAATTACAGGATGATGTTGGTGCGTCACCTCAGAGCCCCGATTTACGTTTCTGGGCTGACCAAGGTGTCTTGTTGCTGAACGATGTTCTAACCGTGCCTGCAGGCGATGCGAATGGCCACGCGAAACTCGGCTGGCAAACGCTGACGGCTCAGGTGCTTACGCGGCTCTCTGATCGGCCCCGCGCCTATTTGCTTTGGGGGGCGCAGGCTCAAAAAACTGCAGCACAGGTTGATCCCGTTCAGAACCTTAAAGTTGAGACACCACACCCCTCACCGCTATCTGCGCGACGGGGCTTCTTCGGCTCGCGCCCCTTCAGCCGGGTGAATGATTGGTTGCAGCGCCAAGGCAAGCCCGCCATACATTGGACAAACCCGTGAGGATGCCATGACCGCCACAATACTGGAAAAGATCAAAGCCTATAAGCTGGACGAAATCGCCGCTGCAAAGGCCGAAAAATCGCAAGCTGACGTTGAGGCTGCCGCCCGGGCCGCGCCCCCCGTCCGCCCATTCGCACAGCGCCTGCACGAAGCTTCTCGCGAAGGGTATGGCCTTATCGCAGAGATCAAAAAGGCGAGCCCTTCCAAAGGGTTGATCCGCGAAGATTTTGAGCCAGCCGCCCTCGCGCGCGCTTATGCCGCGGGTGGGGCAACCTGCCTTTCAGTGCTGACCGACACACCAAGCTTTCAGGGTGCCAAAGAGTTTTTGGTCGACGCTCGCGCCGCCTGCGAC of Sulfitobacter sp. DSM 110093 contains these proteins:
- a CDS encoding cold shock domain-containing protein; this encodes MKDVFGNEAEPETCDAPHEGVVKWFDPLKGFGFVVADSGGPDILLHVNVLRSFGQSSVADGARVKIRVQQTDRGAQAVEVLTIEPPDELPPAVVDFVGFDPDQLAAAEFEPARVKWFDKAKGFGFANVFGCPEDVFLHMDVLRQSGLCDLQPGEAVAMRVIVGDRGQLAAEVRSWETVIDG
- the fabI gene encoding enoyl-ACP reductase FabI, coding for MGNELMRGKRGLIMGLANDKSIAWGVAKALADAGAELAFSYQGDALKKRVGPLAEQLGSDIVLPCDVGDEASIDAMFDGLKERWDGLDFIVHAIGFSDKGELRGRYVDTSRGNFTMSMDISVYSFTAVMQRAEKMMSPGASALTLTYYGAEKVMPHYNVMGVAKAALEASVKYLAEDLGKDGIRVNAISAGPIKTLAASGIGDFRYIMKWNEYNSPLRRNVTTEDVGKAALFLLSDLGSGTTGENLHVDAGYHVVGMKAVDAPDMSKE
- a CDS encoding DUF192 domain-containing protein; amino-acid sequence: MTGAAAANVCRDDAVTLRGDWGKARFSIEVADDTAERSQGLMHRRSMPLSSGMLFIYETPQPLSFWMRNTLIPLDLLFIDSQGVIQKIHHSAKPLDETPIPGGDNLLSVLEINGGLSKRLGITEGSEIRHPAFAQNDPAWPC
- a CDS encoding aminotransferase; this encodes MTLSRTATTFFPPVMEARRWLDGVTFTADRPLINVSQAAPVDPPPAGLRRAMADVTMNNDEAHLYGPVLGLPELRAELARQTAEKYVGVVTDEQVCITSGCNQAFAAAIAALCGEGDEVILPTPWYFNHKMWLDMSGVGAVALPVEADMLPDPARAEALITPRTRAIALVTPNNPSGVEYPSALVQEFFDLARRHGITLILDETYRDFHSRPGPPHALFSDPDWHDTLIHLYSFSKAYRLTGHRVGALIASKARLAEVEKFLDTVAICPAQIGQHGALWGMQNLGPWLAAEREEILARRAAITAQMPKLEPLGWELLGLGGYFAYLRHPFDLSSAELARELVRDAGVLCLPGTMFQPEGDDSGAAQLRIAFANLDADGLNVLFDRLAALPRNA
- the pdxH gene encoding pyridoxamine 5'-phosphate oxidase, with product METRTGIFAGDDPFAIAQRWLSEAEASEPNDPNAIALSTVDSQGLPNARMVLLKEIEPEAFVFYTNYESQKAHELDAAGKAAFVMHWKSLRRQVRVRGLISREDGPQADEYYASRSLKSRLGAWASRQSQPLSGRGALMAEVAKVTAQQGVNPKRPPFWGGYRITPLEIEFWADGEFRLHDRFRWRRADIASPWAVTRLNP
- the gpt gene encoding xanthine phosphoribosyltransferase, whose translation is MSTPKDASRLPHEKGFHISWDQLHRDSRALAWRLDGLGPDKGAWRAVVAITRGGMAPAMIVARELDIRTVDTISVMSYHSGGGAADQRREAKVLKSPDAEMMGDGTGILIVDDLVDSGKTIELVRELYPNAHFATVYAKPEGEPQVDTFITGVSQDTWIFFPWDMALQYVEPYRGKD
- a CDS encoding peptidyl-prolyl cis-trans isomerase, with product MAKKGFSFSKTAVWALMALLILGLGGFGAINLSGNLSSIGSVGDKSISVDQYARQLQQEMRAIESQTGESLPFARAQEMGLDRAVLQRIVRNRALDHEADEMGISIGDATLRDEIVAISAFQGIDGNFDREGYRFALQQSGMSEAEFEKSIREEAARGLLQRAILGGVSMPDTYARTLVGYVAEERSFTWAPLSEADLDTPIAAPSDEELKAYYDANTDDFMLPASKSITYAWLAPEDLLDEVEVPEEELRAEYDARGDEYNQPERRLVERLVFANQEAADQAAAALEVDGTTFEALVEERGLALADVDLGDVAKSDLDGAGDAVFAAETGAIVGPLPSSLGPALFRVNAVLPAQNVPFEEAREVLEETLAISRATRAVEARAQEIDDRLAGGATLENLAEETKMKLGTIDWTEDSSEGIAAYGAFREAAAGLSADAFPQIDQLEDGGVFAMRLDETKPERPNPFDAARADVEAAWRNAQIVDALTTKAESLTAGLTEEGAFAAAGLEPQLGEGMTRSSYVDGTPDDFMDQVFDLDEGSVAVLPAGDNVVVLRLDAVTPAGENDQTQALMDRLSQQLDQALAQGLFDIYSDAVMRDADPQIDQRAVDAVHVNFP